A genomic window from Micromonospora violae includes:
- a CDS encoding putative bifunctional diguanylate cyclase/phosphodiesterase, whose protein sequence is MTQAQLESLLDRLTGHLATALVTEPFDLRAGHRVGAELVAAHIASAEGLGRTVEVIQLRLIRDLGLVAEDVEDRMARLLAAVATGYARALRDRTLDEQESIRRAAMRARNQAERALRASEARFRHQATHDPLTGLPNRTLFTERLTAALNEPGRGAQRVGVCFLDLDRFKVVNDTLGHQIGDLLLVTVAERLRKAIGEHLVARLGGDEFVILVERTAGTDDMVAVAETALAAVRTPALVDGHELQISASVGIVERQVAGANPTDLMRAADSTLHWAKSAGGARWALYDAERNQRELARYALSAAIPAALERGEFYLDYQPLTSLRDGSLVGVEALVRWRHPELGVLRPDSFIGLAEETGLIVQLGGWVLAEACREAEAWSAGGAAAPFVSVNLAVRQVHRPGLVQEVRALLRQTGLPPERLQLEITESTMMSTAKEPVRALRVLADLGVRIAIDDFGTGYSNLAYLRDLPVTELKVAGEFVAGLRSPAVGRTDERILASLVSLAHALDLTVTAEGVETAGQAERLRAIGCDAAQGWHFGRPAPADRILARIR, encoded by the coding sequence ATGACCCAGGCCCAGTTGGAGTCCCTGCTGGACCGACTCACCGGACACCTGGCCACCGCCCTGGTCACCGAGCCGTTCGACCTGCGTGCCGGGCACCGGGTGGGCGCCGAGTTGGTCGCCGCGCACATCGCCTCCGCCGAGGGCCTGGGTCGAACCGTCGAGGTCATCCAGCTCCGGTTGATCCGCGACCTGGGGTTGGTGGCCGAGGACGTCGAGGACCGGATGGCCCGGCTGTTGGCGGCCGTGGCGACCGGTTACGCCCGCGCGTTGCGCGACCGGACGCTCGACGAGCAGGAGTCGATCCGCCGCGCCGCGATGCGGGCCCGCAACCAGGCCGAGCGGGCGCTGCGCGCCAGCGAGGCCCGGTTCCGGCATCAGGCCACCCACGACCCGCTCACCGGCCTGCCCAACCGGACGCTGTTCACCGAACGGCTCACCGCCGCGCTCAACGAGCCGGGCCGGGGCGCGCAACGGGTCGGGGTGTGCTTCCTTGACCTGGACCGCTTCAAGGTCGTCAACGACACCCTGGGGCACCAGATCGGTGACCTGCTGCTGGTCACGGTGGCCGAGCGGCTGCGCAAGGCCATTGGCGAGCACCTGGTGGCCCGGCTCGGCGGCGACGAGTTCGTCATCCTGGTGGAACGGACGGCCGGCACCGACGACATGGTCGCGGTGGCCGAGACCGCGCTCGCCGCGGTCCGCACACCGGCGCTGGTCGACGGGCACGAGCTGCAGATCTCGGCGAGCGTCGGCATCGTCGAACGCCAGGTCGCCGGGGCCAACCCGACGGACCTGATGCGGGCCGCCGACAGCACCCTGCACTGGGCGAAGTCCGCCGGCGGGGCGCGCTGGGCGCTCTACGACGCCGAGCGCAACCAACGTGAGCTGGCCCGCTACGCGCTCTCCGCGGCCATTCCGGCGGCGTTGGAGCGGGGCGAGTTCTACCTCGACTACCAGCCGCTGACCTCACTGCGCGACGGCAGCCTGGTCGGCGTGGAGGCGCTGGTCCGCTGGCGGCACCCCGAGTTGGGGGTGCTGCGCCCGGACAGCTTCATCGGGTTGGCCGAGGAGACCGGCCTGATCGTCCAGTTGGGCGGGTGGGTGCTGGCCGAGGCGTGCCGCGAGGCCGAGGCGTGGTCGGCCGGGGGTGCCGCCGCGCCGTTCGTCAGCGTCAACCTGGCGGTACGGCAGGTCCACCGACCCGGTCTGGTGCAGGAGGTTCGTGCGCTGCTGCGGCAGACCGGCCTGCCGCCGGAGCGACTCCAACTCGAGATCACCGAGAGCACGATGATGAGCACCGCCAAGGAGCCGGTACGCGCCCTGCGGGTCCTGGCCGACCTCGGGGTACGCATCGCCATCGACGACTTCGGCACCGGTTACAGCAATCTGGCGTACCTGCGGGACCTGCCGGTGACCGAGTTGAAGGTGGCCGGTGAGTTCGTGGCCGGCCTGCGGTCGCCCGCCGTCGGCCGCACCGACGAACGGATCCTCGCTTCGCTGGTCTCGTTGGCGCACGCGCTGGACCTGACCGTGACCGCCGAAGGGGTGGAGACGGCCGGGCAGGCCGAGCGGCTCCGCGCGATCGGCTGCGACGCCGCCCAGGGCTGGCACTTCGGCCGTCCCGCCCCGGCCGATCGCATCCTGGCCCGCATCCGCTGA
- a CDS encoding SAM-dependent methyltransferase — protein sequence MQRPEWAPDTIDIERPSVARMYDYYLGGSHNFAADRAAAQAMVAAVPEAPLMAQANRAFLRRAVHHLAEAGIRQYLDIGSGIPTVGNVHEIAQQLDPRSRVVYVDVDPVAVAHSREILAGNEQATVVQEDLRRPEAILAHPDVRKVLDLSQPVAVMVVAVLHFVSDDDRPAELLRTLRDALAPGSYLVLSQASDDGRSEDERAEAERVYRRTDSPLWIRSRAELTALFDGFELLDPGVVWVPQWRPDTPESAEDAERAVFMGGVGRLGG from the coding sequence ATGCAGCGGCCGGAATGGGCACCCGACACCATCGACATCGAGCGCCCGAGCGTCGCGCGGATGTACGACTACTACCTCGGTGGCTCGCACAACTTCGCCGCTGACCGGGCCGCAGCGCAGGCGATGGTCGCCGCGGTGCCCGAGGCGCCGCTGATGGCCCAGGCCAACCGGGCGTTCCTGCGCCGGGCCGTGCACCACCTCGCCGAGGCCGGGATCCGGCAGTACCTGGACATCGGCTCGGGCATTCCGACCGTGGGCAACGTGCACGAGATCGCCCAGCAGCTCGACCCTCGGTCACGAGTGGTCTATGTGGACGTCGACCCGGTGGCGGTGGCACACAGCCGCGAGATCCTCGCCGGCAACGAGCAGGCCACAGTGGTGCAGGAGGACCTGCGCCGGCCGGAGGCGATCCTGGCACATCCGGACGTCCGCAAGGTGCTCGATCTGAGCCAACCGGTGGCCGTGATGGTGGTGGCCGTCCTGCACTTCGTCTCCGATGACGACCGACCGGCGGAGCTGCTGCGCACGCTCCGGGACGCGTTGGCGCCCGGCAGTTACCTGGTGCTGTCCCAGGCCAGCGACGACGGGCGCAGTGAGGACGAACGCGCCGAGGCGGAGCGGGTCTACCGGCGTACCGACAGCCCGTTGTGGATACGCAGCCGCGCCGAGCTGACCGCGCTCTTCGACGGGTTCGAGCTGCTCGACCCCGGCGTGGTCTGGGTGCCCCAGTGGCGACCGGACACTCCGGAGAGCGCTGAGGACGCCGAGCGCGCGGTCTTCATGGGCGGTGTCGGGCGGCTCGGTGGCTGA
- a CDS encoding response regulator transcription factor, producing MTTSPIPATRTKVLLVDDHDLIRKGLRHAFERDRQFEVVGEAATAAEGVRQAGALQPDVVIMDLRLPDGSGLEATRALRKSSASMGIVVLTMYAGDDQLFGALEAGASAFVPKTAPADEVVAAARHAASSPSAFTAADLAEAMKRRLAPSGPQLSPREGQVLRLLADGMSVAGIAKQLFVSESTAKTHISKLYEKLGAANRAQALMTALRLGLLEAPDAPKF from the coding sequence ATGACCACAAGTCCGATACCGGCAACCCGTACCAAGGTCCTCCTTGTCGACGATCATGACCTGATTCGCAAGGGCCTGCGGCACGCCTTCGAGCGTGACCGCCAGTTCGAGGTCGTCGGTGAGGCGGCCACGGCGGCGGAGGGCGTACGCCAGGCCGGCGCCTTGCAGCCGGACGTGGTGATCATGGATCTGCGGCTGCCCGACGGCAGCGGCCTGGAGGCCACCCGCGCCTTGCGCAAGTCGAGCGCGTCGATGGGCATCGTGGTGTTGACCATGTATGCCGGCGATGACCAGCTCTTCGGCGCGTTGGAGGCCGGCGCGAGCGCCTTCGTGCCGAAGACCGCCCCGGCCGACGAGGTGGTGGCCGCCGCACGGCACGCCGCCTCCTCTCCCAGCGCCTTCACCGCGGCCGACCTGGCCGAGGCGATGAAGCGCCGGCTCGCCCCGTCCGGCCCGCAGTTGTCTCCCCGCGAGGGGCAGGTGCTGCGGCTGCTCGCCGACGGAATGAGCGTGGCGGGCATCGCCAAGCAGCTGTTCGTCAGCGAGTCCACGGCGAAGACGCACATCTCCAAGCTCTACGAGAAGCTCGGCGCGGCCAACCGGGCTCAGGCCCTGATGACCGCGTTGCGGCTCGGCCTGCTCGAGGCACCGGACGCGCCGAAGTTCTGA